From Calliphora vicina chromosome 3, idCalVici1.1, whole genome shotgun sequence:
TTAAAGATGCCGAAATACAATTGGCCATGCCTGGTTGGGGCTCTTGGGCTGGCGCTGGTATTTCCAAAGAACAAATGGAAAAGCGCAATAAACGTTTGCTGTTGAAATTGGCGCCTAAGGAAAAACGACGTGATGATAATAAAGATGGTGTGTACATAAATGAAGAGGCCAGCAAACAATTAAGAAATCACTTAGTCTCTGATATACCCTTCCCCTTCACCTCGCTTAAAGACTATGAGGCCAGTATACGGGCGCCATTAGGACGCAATTTCGTTACCGAAACAGCCTTCCGCTTGATGACCAGACCCGAGGTCATAACGCAAAAGGGTAAGATCATTGAGCCCATGGATGAAAGTGAATTGCTGAAACCACAACGTAGACTTAGAAATCCTGTAGATAAGAGAATTGCCAAAATGTCGGCGCCCATAACTAAAACGTAGTTTATTTACTTACATATCTGTGTGTATGTAAAAATGTGTaatagttgtatttttttttttaataaaattttgaatgaaataataaaagtgtaaaaattttattctacCACAAAACAATAGTAGTTCTTAAACATTAAGGGAGCCTCATCATCCGAAATAAAATTACGTTCCGGTTTAACCGAGGCAAAGGGATTCTGTGTAGGCGGTTGAATTAAACGTAATTTACGTTGACACTCTTCCGCAAAGCGCGACATATCCAAGGGACTTTCGTATTCGGTGTAGGCAGTCACTACTATGGGTACATGAAGATTTGCGGCAGCTAGAATAGTTTCAGGCCAGGTATCTTCCATGTTGTAGCCGGTAGAACGATATAGGCCGGCATTGAAAAAGCATACTAAAAggaaatgtatagatttttaaataaaccattataaaaaaagaagtttgcaggaaaaaaaacgatttaggaaacatttacacaaacattttgttaaaaaataaactttttcataaagcttttttataaataaaactatttgctacaaaaagcttttttaagaaaaaaaacacacaacacaAAAAGTTTTAACCATAGAGtagagttttttctagtttccgctctatgtatatttcctctatggttttaacttttaaagatttttcacAAACCAGCTCTATTCtcctaaattttttcataataaaagattttttaagaaagaaactgtttttaaaaaatgtttagattttttcatataaaaaagtggggggaaaatttgtttatactaAGGGGAGTGGTTTAATATGTAGTTTAGTCTGTAGTCTAGTTATAGTCTAGCCAAAGTCTAGCCGAAAACTAGTCATAGACTTGTTATTGGACACATGCTGTTTTCGTGGggatattttttcaaaactgaTAATCTTCAATTATTACTCACTTAAATTGGGCTTTAAAAACTGGCCCGACCTACAATAATCATGATATATATAGGACTCAAAGAAATATTTGACATTGCGATTTGATTTTCGACAAGCTGTGCAacatctaaaatattttatttcttattaaaataaaaggaaGAAATATGATCAATTTTGCTTTCAACTTACTTTGTCTTTTGTAATTGTTCGAATGATATATTGTTTGGATTCAATTCGGGACCCACAAAtacaatattaagatttttaacaCAAGATGTTATGTGTAGAAAGAATAATTCCCATTTATGCAGAACATCAACTTCGAATTCTATTTCAGCACCTTAAAATGAATCAagtctttagttttaatttgtatgttttaaatttttcctaaaattacCTATTAAATGTATGGTAAGAGTTTCATGATTCTTTAATTGATCGGCTAACTTTAAAGCATACCAGGCGGTTAAAGGACCTGTGGAAATTTGAGTTAAACTTGCATACTCACTGTTCTCGGGAAGATCTAAAATGATAAAATAGTAAACAAATGACAAATGACCAGATCTGTTCagatttcgaaaacaaatttaggatgtatgcaataaaaatatttcgtaCTTACCATAACCCAACTTATGGAAAATCTGTTTTGTATTCAAGCAAGTCATGGGTATTTCTTTCAGTATCTTTGTTGGCAAAGCCGGATCCAAACGACCGAATTTCTCCTGAAACTGTACCAGCTCCTTAAACAGCTGATACGATTTACACCATTTGGCATGGTCTTCCGGATTCATGTGCTCCGGATGTTCCAGACAATATGCAATCATGCCACATTCCGAACAATCGTGTAACTTATCGAAATGATACTCCCGGCATTGAACATTATTGCAGAGGCGGGGAAATAAGATGACCTCTTGTTCGGTGGCATTTAAGGGTCGACTTAAGATGGATTCAACCTTGCGTATGGTTATAATGCGATACGAACGAAAATGATCAGCCGCCATGGTGGAACAGTTTCTAAAGATGTGGCCATCTagaaaataattgcataaattaaaataatgttctcaaaaatgtttagtACAACGTAAAATTTAGAATTGTTCCATCTCTCCTCTTGCTAGTGTAATTGTTTATTAGATTACATcgtaaattttaatgaatgaaCATGTCTTTTGAATTAGTGCCAACAAAATTCTTAAGGTGTtgtctttaaaagaaaatcgatTTCAATGCGTGCAATTGCTTGTCAGCCATGTCGTAAATAATTTTTAGCCACCACCAACAGACCAATCGATAAAATCATTAATCATCTTGGTGGTCTCAACATTTCATACACAACGAGCGAGATTTTAAAGAATTTccgtttaaatataaaatttatagacaatttatttacatatactcACCACACGTTTCCGCGGCCACTTGTTGTAAGGCATGACATAATTGCTGATGTTCTGCATCATTTTGCATGTGTTCCAAACTGCAATAATATGTCATATGGCATTTTGAACATTCAATTAGCTGGGCCAGTTTACACAAATCAGTTTTgcagtacttttttttttggttttaagaaaaaattaaaaggtttgttgaaaaatttattgtttaaatttaaaattgtttagttgTTTTACTTACATTACACAGAGCCACCAGAAAGTATTTTCTTGGTTTATAGATATACTCAATATATTCCTCTTCATCGTCGCTGGACGCAATATCAGTTACTGGTCCTTGATCGaacattttctttagattttccATTAAAGTGTTGGGTAGATTTTCATCACCTAAAGTAGATTTCGATTAGAAAGTTATTGAAgacaagtatgtatgtatagggAATAATAGTggagtttgttttaaaatttctattataaaaaagtgaaattttgaaattcgtgTGTTTGATTTGAAAACTTTCGCAAAAACTTTCGTATTAAACGCAATTCCAACAAAATACCGGATAAACTAAATCTTACTGTTTTTAACTTTGATTTaggaattttaatattgttacatttttaccttttaaaaaggtGGGATTTATTTCCTTGTATTCTTTTAATCTatcttttaaaatggaaattgatccatgtatgtaatggcatcacgtgagaacggctggagcgattcgattcgaaatttttaggagatggtttaaagaaaaaaaattaaaattggaaattttaatttttaatatattgccttcttttcacttctcacttttcttaataagaaacattttttggataaacttgaggaaataacattagtaaatagctatcgggcgaagccgggcggttttttagttttaaatatttttagataaaaagaattttttaaaattgtttttgaaaattaaaattttttttttgaaaaacaatttttaaaatttttttttttttttgaaataaatttccttaaatttaaaaaaaaaatagattttattagtaaaaaaaatttattacaaaaaaattttttgctaaaaaaatattcgggttaaaaaatttttttccctatTTTGTCCAGGTGTAGGTCCAAAATACTATAGCCTTATTTATATACAACGATGCAATGGACTtgggatatccatattgtctatattaataacttagtagtccagatatacatagatcaaaaataggccaaaaatcgagtttgtcccggatttttctttatatctcagtctattttcttgattttaaatagcaacagagccgggagaattcccaatattttgaaatatcaatcattTTTGTAAGTTATTCGGGGGCTATGGccgttcaccaaattatacttcaaaataaaaattttaaatatttttaggtaaacaaaatttatttttttttccaaagttgttttttcattttttggaatttttcgaattgtttttttaaattaaattttttttttttaatatttagcgaaaaaaaattcgggttaaaaaatatttttccgattttgacccattgtaggtccaacttgttatggtcttatatatgtcgttgcaaaggtctttgaaatatctatcattatgacttagtaatccagatataggtcaaaaatcgaggttgaaaaaaccaaaaaaaaaattttaaaatttaaaaaaaaaattaaaaaaaaaatttttttacctaaaaatatttaaaaattttatttgtaagtaTAATTTGTAAAGGATATCTAgtattcggcacagcctaatatagctctcttacccccagtaacacgaagtctggttatgtattaacaaatagttaaactgacagttttcatacaaaaatatttttaaccgacagtataactattagttaggccataaccaggcttcgtgttaatgggggttacttgtttttatttaattgatgtCATTTAACTAGAAATTTTCATTAAAGAGAAAGTGTtattcatttttctttttattttgcttaataTGTACTATTTACCGTTAGCCATCATGGCCTCcattttcttttgtagattttgtataaatgcatttttttcacccACATTTGCAGCACTTTCAGTTTCCGTtaacttttctttagatttcGCCTGTTTAACTTTAGCACTATTTGTAGATTTCAGCTTTGCTTCTTTATCTTTATTTTGCAAATCCGTTTCCGCACAGGTTTCTTTTGTGGCCGTAGGCGGCTTTGagtctttttgtaaaaatttactttgCATTAAATGTTGCAAATTTAGTACAGGATCCTGTATAGGTTTATTGAGCTCTACCAATTCTAAATGTTCTTCCATAAGTTCTGGCATATCATCATCATCCTCTTCAGTTTCTTGAGGGTTATTCAACTCATTTTGTCTTCGTTTTTGCTGCAGATCTTGTGGTTCCACTTCTTCATTTGTATTTTGATTTTCTGATAAATTCAAACGATTTGCTTTATTACGCGGTCTATTACGTATTCTGGGATTTTTCTTATTTggcattttaatttcaatatatttatgaacttatgcaattttgtattaaatttatttaaatattttagggtTCTTTTTTAGAACCTGCTCTTTTGCCAGTTAGACACTCAATGCTGtgcgtttttttttgcaattgtaTGAAAACGTTTTCATTGTTTTAGCTGAAtgtacagacggacagacggacggatggatgGGCAGACATGACAACCCAAAGAACGACAACGTTAATTTTGGCTATTGGCCATGTGTAAATCTAAAGCAGAAAAGGCAGCAAACAAACGAGCAAAAATGAATTATCATTAGAATGTTTAATTAATCTCACTCAAGTCAACTAAACTCACAACCACCAAACAGATACAATGCATAGATTTGTACAGATTTTATTGTATGTACATCACAAAGAATTTACATTAAAATCTATTTGTAGACAATCAGACTGATCAGACAAGAGATAGTTTGTGCGTACATGATTATTGTATATTGCAAACACCAACCACTCACTCACTACCACAATGATCTTGAATTTTAGGCAAGAAAAACTAGCATGTAATAAGATTTAGAAGTCTTGTCGACTGAATCTTATGTATTTTATTCCATTATAgtcattttgaattaaaatttttttaattgaaatttaaagagAAAATTGAAGTGCCCTCACTCAGATTAGCAGGAAAACAGGTTCTTCTCAAACTCCACTATTTTATACTAACATTCAACTTCAGGGTCCTAGCCATAGATGACAGCTaaataggtaactgagagcaaAATCCTGGTTCATGAGAATGTAATGACATGTTATTGTATCACctatatgtgtgaaaagagagtaattttgtttcattgacatttctctctccttccgttttatgtattttttatatgaccCTAGCAACCAACATTTGTTTAtctcaaacataaataaattattttcacttgcGGCCCATAGTTTTCAGTTTGTTTTCAGATCCTTAACAAAACACTTTAACAATGAGTATAACCAGTAGAAGCGGTTTAGTGCCTACGCCCAAAAAACCACGAAGATACTTAGcaaaagtataaatttaataaatattattaaaataaaagaaatttactaaaattacaaCTATTATAGAAATCCAATAATGCAaatttgctgcaaaactttgAGGCCCTACCCATGGCTTTATCCTTAAGGCCGTTTGGGGGCTTGTTTAATCCCTTTGCCAAAGGATGTTCGGTTTTATGCAATCATCCGGCTCCTGCAgaagttaaacaaataattagtcAGTGTAAACAGTCATTGGTAAGTTCTCAACATAAccttacaataaataaattccaaaaatatttgttttttagacTGTAGAGGGAAAAAATATCCAACATATGCAAGCATCGCTCACAGAAAAGTCTCCCTCACCTAATGAGCCACCCGATAACATACCCGAAGATTTGTTTCGTCGTTATACCGACACCGATTCTCGACCTCTAACACCCACACCCACTGTGACCAGCATACATACACGCACTAGTGCTGGTTCCTTTTTAAACAATCGCCGTTGTATTACCCCCGAATTGGGTAATAATGATATGATTAAAcgcaaaaaaatcattttggaTTTAAGAAGATCCCATTCGCAAGAAACTTTATATTGGAAGCCTTGTTCGGATTTATCGAGTGGCGGAGGTTTTGGGGATACAGATCAAAAGACCAGGAGTGCTGGTGCCATTGAGGAAAAGAAGGGTAGAAAACAAAAATCCGAGGAACAACAGAGACCCAAATCTTCTATGGCTACGGCCACAATACCGGAAGAAGGCGGCGATGCTGGGGAAGAACACAAAAAAGTTATACATACCTGTATAAATGAACAGGATTATGCTGATGAAGATATACGCCGGGGTAAAAGGAGAAGGAAAATAAAGGCTGTAGCTGGTGGGTTAAAAATATTagcttattttgttatttatttaatctgTCTCTTTTAGCTACAGCCACAACTTTCCACTTGAGTCAAGATCCTGAAACTCAGGTGGCTGCCTTAGGTCCGGATTCCTTAAATCCCAGTACTAGACCTAGTCTAATACCCAATGCTGCTAACCTGTTGCTTAGCCAGGAAAAACGGGCCAGTGAAGAGGTTTTGTTAAAAGGCAGCTTTTTGACCGATGAAGCTTTTCAGGctttaaaaactaaactagATGTAGATCTCATAGAAAATACTTTTGATCGTTATGTAAGTTTAtgtgtaattaatttaaatttaaaatattgtagatAATAGATCGTAGCTGAACTTCGAActtattaattcaatttgagcttaattcactcaaatctgtctgtctgttgaaatcaattttctgaagaccccagatatcttcgggatccaaatctttaataattctgtcagacatgctttcgaaaagtttcctatttaaaatcagcaaaatcggtccacgaATGGCTGAGATACGAGGAAAAAACcacgacaacctcgatttttgacctatatctggattactaagtcattaatatagacaatatggatatctaatgatagatatttcaaagacctttgcaacgacgtatataagaccatagtaagttggacctacaatgggtaaaaatcggaaaaaatgttttttaatccgaattttttttttcaccaaaaaaatttaaaaagcaaaaaatttttaaacaaaattttaaatatgtataaaaaaaaataaatgattcaataaggaattaattctacaaagaatgaaattttaaaagaatgaattttataaagaatGAGTTCTATTAATGGATTTGTTAAGaggatatatataatttgatttaTTGATTAATTcctccatttttcttttcacAGCTTAATAGAGCCTATCGAGAGGCCTATAAATATTTGCCGCTCAAACCTAGAGACCACAATGATGTTGTTAAAGAACTGGAAAAACTAAATATGATTTGTGAGAAAATGCCTCGCAAATTCTCTAAATCAGCAACAAGATTTGATGTACCCATGGATTTAAAATCTGTAAAaggtataatttatttataaaacaagtaagagagttaaaTTCTGCtttgccgaattttatatacccttcaaaaaagtatactttaaaaaatttctttttttaaattaaaaaaatttctttttttaaattaaaaaaaaaaatattttttaaggaaacaaattctataaaatttttttttttaattagtgacaaaaaataattttttgattaaaaaaaaattcgggttaaaattttttttttccgatttgacccattataggtccgacATACTTATGGCCTTATAttgaaaaggtctttgaaatatctatcattagatatccatattgtccaaatacatacttatatgACTAAGTTatacagatatagatcaaaaataggtcaaaaatagggttttcttatatctcagacatttgtggggCAATTTTACCGAATTTCAATAGCAACCCAACCGGCACTATAACGGATATATTGacgtatgaatcatgtatgtaaaatGTTAGGGGACTTCGGaaggttgatttcaacatacagacggacaaacggacatggctatatcgactccgctatctataacgatccagaatggGGTCgcaattacaaacggaatgattgAAATTGAATATCGATCTCTTAAAttatttctcatttttcctcCTTAGACATGTCAGTCCTACATTATTTAAGCAAATATGTTTGGGTATCGCGCCAACGCAagcaaatatataaaagaatttTCCTTAAATATCTCAAAACCTGCCCGGAACAACCAGAAcaactacagcaacaacaattagCTGAAACGGAAATAAGTTTTCCTTTGCCCGATTATCAAGAGCGTTATAtgaatacaaaacatttatatcaGGCTCTGGAGGATGTATTGGAATTTTATGGCACCCAAAAGAACATTGAAAAAGTTCTTGAATTAATAAACTATAAGGAAATACAAGCAGAagatcaattaataaattttcgtTGCTGGTGTGGCATAGTAGCCTTTGCAGAACGTTTGGCATTAGATGAAC
This genomic window contains:
- the RhoGAP71E gene encoding uncharacterized protein RhoGAP71E isoform X3, yielding MSSWAERVHRRAADFGNVVTSCGHPGSSAPTYPYRLEKVKFGVPLEEVCKNDNIPGPLLVLILKLNKESPNRRDVFRAPGHQGAMKKLIHFLQAGRLVNVDNYSVYTIASVLKKFLRKVPNGIFGRSGEEELFAIIELSNESEQIDRLHKLIQSLPKYTQHLLVLLFGTFRVIASNAVHAGTGMTSEALGVSVAPSFFQSCVSDGKTARMEDVLKFKVATKIMKHIIDKFATHDLFGRENYEYYARVTGRILKVQDEWICSFQYPPPPRGKQAQQKYALQHSLEAEKTWLQCQCERWGLRDENLPNTLMENLKKMFDQGPVTDIASSDDEEEYIEYIYKPRKYFLVALCNYCKTDLCKLAQLIECSKCHMTYYCSLEHMQNDAEHQQLCHALQQVAAETCDGHIFRNCSTMAADHFRSYRIITIRKVESILSRPLNATEQEVILFPRLCNNVQCREYHFDKLHDCSECGMIAYCLEHPEHMNPEDHAKWCKSYQLFKELVQFQEKFGRLDPALPTKILKEIPMTCLNTKQIFHKLGYDLPENSEYASLTQISTGPLTAWYALKLADQLKNHETLTIHLIGAEIEFEVDVLHKWELFFLHITSCVKNLNIVFVGPELNPNNISFEQLQKTKCCTACRKSNRNVKYFFESYIYHDYCRSGQFLKPNLICFFNAGLYRSTGYNMEDTWPETILAAANLHVPIVVTAYTEYESPLDMSRFAEECQRKLRLIQPPTQNPFASVKPERNFISDDEAPLMFKNYYCFVVE
- the RhoGAP71E gene encoding uncharacterized protein RhoGAP71E isoform X6 — protein: MSSWAERVHRRAADFGNVVTSCGHPGSSAPTYPYRLEKVKFGVPLEEVCKNDNIPGPLLVLILKLNKESPNRRDVFRAPGHQGAMKKLIHFLQAGRLVNVDNYSVYTIASVLKKFLRKVPNGIFGRSGEEELFAIIELSNESEQIDRLHKLIQSLPKYTQHLLVLLFGTFRVIASNAVHAGTGMTSEALGVSVAPSFFQSCVSDGKTARMEDVLKFKVATKIMKHIIDKFATHDLFGRENYEYYARVTGRILKVQDEWICSFQYPPPPRGKQAQQKYALQHSLEAEKTWLQCQCERWGLRDENLPNTLMENLKKMFDQGPVTDIASSDDEEEYIEYIYKPRKYFLVALCNYCKTDLCKLAQLIECSKCHMTYYCSLEHMQNDAEHQQLCHALQQVAAETCDGHIFRNCSTMAADHFRSYRIITIRKVESILSRPLNATEQEVILFPRLCNNVQCREYHFDKLHDCSECGMIAYCLEHPEHMNPEDHAKWCKSYQLFKELVQFQEKFGRLDPALPTKILKEIPMTCLNTKQIFHKLGYDLPENSEYASLTQISTGPLTAWYALKLADQLKNHETLTIHLIGAEIEFEVDVLHKWELFFLHITSCVKNLNIVFVGPELNPNNISFEQLQKTNMLFQCRPISFYRLQHGRYLA
- the LOC135953825 gene encoding uncharacterized protein LOC135953825, whose protein sequence is MSITSRSGLVPTPKKPRRYLAKKSNNANLLQNFEALPMALSLRPFGGLFNPFAKGCSVLCNHPAPAEVKQIISQCKQSLTVEGKNIQHMQASLTEKSPSPNEPPDNIPEDLFRRYTDTDSRPLTPTPTVTSIHTRTSAGSFLNNRRCITPELGNNDMIKRKKIILDLRRSHSQETLYWKPCSDLSSGGGFGDTDQKTRSAGAIEEKKGRKQKSEEQQRPKSSMATATIPEEGGDAGEEHKKVIHTCINEQDYADEDIRRGKRRRKIKAVAATATTFHLSQDPETQVAALGPDSLNPSTRPSLIPNAANLLLSQEKRASEEVLLKGSFLTDEAFQALKTKLDVDLIENTFDRYLNRAYREAYKYLPLKPRDHNDVVKELEKLNMICEKMPRKFSKSATRFDVPMDLKSVKDMSVLHYLSKYVWVSRQRKQIYKRIFLKYLKTCPEQPEQLQQQQLAETEISFPLPDYQERYMNTKHLYQALEDVLEFYGTQKNIEKVLELINYKEIQAEDQLINFRCWCGIVAFAERLALDEPNCTDSCDELEKSDFNSLELRLYAFEIPENLKQVFEIIRNTHNIK